In Schaalia sp. JY-X169, the following are encoded in one genomic region:
- the atpD gene encoding F0F1 ATP synthase subunit beta, with translation MADEKTKPAEGRVARVVGPVVDVEFPPDAIPPLYNALLVDLDLRGQGEGEGLTTLTLEVAQHLGDNMVRTIALKPTDGLVRGAQVTNTGGPITVPVGEVTKGHVFNVTGECLNLEKDEVLDIKERWPIHRDAPSFDQLEGQEKMFETGIKVIDLLTPYVQGGKIGLFGGAGVGKTVLIQEMIQRVALDHGGVSVFAGVGERTREGNDLIHEMEEAGVMDKTALVFGQMDEPPGTRLRIALTGLTIAEYFRDVQNQDVLLFIDNIFRFTQAGSEVSTLLGRMPSAVGYQPNLADEMGMLQERITSAGGNSITSLQAIYVPADDYTDPAPATTFAHLDATTELSREIASRGLYPAVDPLTSTSRLLDPKHVGQEHYDVATRVKSILQKNKELQDIIAILGVDELSEEDKVTVARARRIQQFLSQNTYMAEKFTGLPGSTVPLSETIEAFKRIADGYYDHVPEQAFFNIGGIEDIERRWKEIQDGE, from the coding sequence ATGGCAGACGAAAAGACTAAGCCCGCCGAGGGTCGCGTTGCGCGCGTTGTGGGTCCCGTAGTTGACGTTGAGTTCCCCCCGGATGCGATCCCCCCGCTCTACAATGCGTTGCTCGTAGATCTCGATCTACGCGGCCAGGGCGAGGGCGAAGGGCTGACAACTCTAACCCTTGAAGTTGCCCAGCATCTGGGTGACAACATGGTGCGAACCATTGCACTGAAGCCAACTGACGGATTGGTGCGCGGGGCGCAGGTAACTAACACGGGTGGTCCAATCACAGTCCCGGTTGGTGAAGTGACCAAGGGCCACGTCTTCAATGTGACAGGCGAATGCCTGAACTTGGAGAAGGATGAGGTTCTCGACATCAAGGAGCGCTGGCCCATTCACAGGGACGCGCCCTCGTTTGACCAGCTTGAAGGTCAAGAGAAGATGTTTGAGACGGGGATCAAGGTCATCGATCTGCTTACTCCGTATGTGCAGGGTGGAAAGATCGGACTCTTTGGCGGTGCGGGCGTCGGCAAGACCGTCCTCATCCAAGAGATGATCCAACGAGTTGCACTGGACCATGGTGGTGTGTCTGTGTTCGCCGGGGTGGGTGAACGAACACGTGAGGGCAACGACCTCATCCACGAAATGGAAGAGGCCGGCGTCATGGATAAAACCGCGCTGGTCTTCGGCCAGATGGACGAACCGCCTGGGACGCGTCTACGTATCGCCCTCACAGGGCTGACGATCGCAGAGTACTTCCGCGATGTTCAGAACCAGGACGTGCTCCTCTTCATCGACAACATCTTCCGCTTCACTCAAGCGGGTTCTGAAGTTTCGACACTCTTGGGCCGTATGCCTTCAGCGGTCGGCTACCAGCCGAACCTTGCAGATGAGATGGGCATGTTGCAGGAGCGCATCACCTCTGCCGGTGGAAATTCGATCACCTCGCTGCAGGCAATCTATGTTCCTGCTGATGACTACACGGACCCGGCGCCTGCAACGACGTTTGCTCACCTTGATGCGACAACCGAGCTCTCACGTGAGATTGCTTCACGAGGCTTGTACCCCGCGGTTGATCCACTGACGTCAACGTCGCGACTGCTTGATCCGAAGCACGTTGGCCAGGAACACTACGATGTTGCAACCCGGGTGAAGTCGATCCTGCAGAAGAACAAGGAGTTGCAGGACATCATCGCAATCCTTGGTGTTGACGAACTGTCTGAAGAAGACAAGGTCACTGTTGCTAGGGCGCGGAGGATTCAGCAGTTCCTCTCACAAAACACATATATGGCGGAGAAGTTCACGGGCCTACCCGGCTCCACAGTTCCCCTCTCGGAGACGATCGAAGCGTTCAAGCGTATTGCTGACGGCTACTACGACCACGTTCCAGAGCAGGCTTTCTTCAACATCGGCGGCATCGAGGATATCGAACGTAGATGGAAGGAAATCCAGGACGGTGAGTGA
- a CDS encoding phosphotransferase: protein MANNNEVEALDPDFTAKVTSAVSPWILQQRWCPTGYQDLHPVVLWRLPSKGEENAHALLLVARLDENGPLLQVPLVAAAESANPSSATLVATTEDGSLWDGTVEPLFWKAWVHVASVLAGTRAELAQSAANVRPLGMEQSNSSVILTGGATRLIAKVFRVLQPGVHPEVELPTALTETGWSGVPKLYATWDLPPLPDDLGGFPYCSAVVSQMITGATDGFDLFVDLATKGEDPSREATALGILTAQMHGGLRSALGSGTPFLPADLAERVEGGLKRASLDDMSWPHADLRKRLTQVLADNMGGLITSIETQQIHGDLHLGQTLRSPDGSWYVLDFEGEPLADIAQRSAPDTPLRDIAGMLRSFDYAWQRANDGPDTTMWTKNARDAFLRGYSSESALTDADLMILGVLEIEKALYEVEYEAKYRPDYLRVPLAALEVLANLHGEQSKVRDLKL, encoded by the coding sequence ATGGCAAACAACAATGAAGTTGAAGCGCTGGATCCTGACTTCACCGCGAAGGTCACCAGCGCTGTCTCCCCGTGGATACTGCAGCAGCGTTGGTGTCCGACCGGATACCAAGATCTGCACCCGGTTGTCCTGTGGCGATTGCCTTCTAAAGGCGAAGAGAATGCGCATGCGCTGCTCCTCGTGGCGCGTCTTGATGAGAACGGACCCCTCCTGCAAGTCCCCTTGGTGGCAGCAGCAGAAAGCGCGAACCCGTCCTCGGCTACCCTTGTCGCAACCACCGAGGACGGGTCCCTCTGGGACGGGACTGTAGAACCCTTGTTCTGGAAGGCATGGGTGCACGTCGCCTCGGTCCTAGCGGGCACGAGGGCGGAACTAGCCCAGTCGGCCGCGAACGTAAGACCATTGGGCATGGAGCAATCCAACAGCTCTGTGATCCTCACAGGCGGGGCAACTCGCCTGATAGCCAAGGTGTTCCGAGTCCTTCAACCCGGCGTTCATCCCGAGGTGGAGCTTCCTACCGCGCTCACGGAGACGGGATGGTCCGGCGTCCCAAAGCTCTATGCCACGTGGGACCTTCCGCCACTACCAGATGACCTCGGGGGATTCCCCTATTGCTCAGCGGTTGTGTCACAAATGATCACGGGTGCGACGGACGGGTTTGACCTGTTTGTGGACTTGGCGACCAAGGGTGAGGATCCGAGCCGTGAAGCCACCGCCCTCGGTATCCTAACCGCACAGATGCACGGCGGCTTGCGGAGCGCCCTCGGCTCCGGGACCCCCTTTCTTCCTGCAGACTTGGCGGAGAGGGTGGAAGGCGGCCTCAAGCGCGCGAGCCTAGATGACATGAGCTGGCCGCATGCGGATCTTAGGAAGCGACTCACACAAGTACTCGCCGACAATATGGGGGGATTGATCACCTCGATCGAGACCCAACAAATCCATGGCGACCTCCATTTGGGCCAGACCCTCAGATCACCGGATGGTTCCTGGTACGTCCTCGACTTTGAAGGGGAACCACTGGCCGATATCGCGCAGCGTTCCGCTCCGGACACACCGCTTCGGGACATTGCGGGGATGTTGAGATCCTTTGACTACGCGTGGCAACGGGCCAACGATGGACCCGATACGACGATGTGGACAAAGAATGCTCGCGATGCGTTTCTTAGGGGCTACAGCTCAGAGAGCGCACTTACTGACGCCGACTTGATGATTCTCGGCGTCTTAGAAATTGAGAAGGCGCTCTACGAGGTCGAGTATGAGGCCAAGTATCGTCCCGACTACCTAAGGGTCCCGCTAGCCGCCCTGGAAGTGCTTGCGAATCTGCACGGTGAACAATCCAAAGTGAGAGACTTGAAGCTATGA
- a CDS encoding N-acetylglucosamine-6-phosphate deacetylase: protein MSDIQLLTGSVVLPDKTITNGAVVIEGELIAWVGSQADLPDRYADASRLDADGYILPGLIDVHCHGGGGASFPDSLTVADVEQAANEHLKYGTTTLVASLVTAAIPVLEERAGLLADAVEAGIIAGIHYEGPFLSEARCGAQNPAFLVPATPTDATKLVEAGRGYAVSITLAPERCLDEDGREAVRLLVEGGILPSWGHSDCTVSQANEAVEMGVDLLAENKIRGGKATVTHLFNGMPPMHHRSPGPIPALLSSAQDGEIIAEMICDGVHLDPLLVNEVAQIVGRDNAVFVTDSMAAAGMADGDYVLGPNAVTVADGVARLTEGGNLAGGTSHIMDQVRIAVVDGGIPLEDAVYMASKQGAKVLGLEDRGEIKVGLRADILVASDDLHPVRVFRNGASVVAQ from the coding sequence ATGAGTGATATTCAGTTACTAACGGGTTCAGTCGTGCTACCTGATAAAACCATCACGAACGGTGCAGTAGTGATCGAAGGTGAGCTAATAGCCTGGGTCGGAAGCCAGGCGGATCTGCCGGACCGTTACGCGGATGCCTCGCGGCTAGACGCAGACGGGTACATTCTCCCGGGCCTCATCGATGTGCACTGCCATGGCGGTGGCGGGGCTTCGTTCCCTGATTCCCTGACTGTGGCTGATGTCGAACAGGCGGCTAATGAACACCTGAAATATGGGACAACTACTCTGGTTGCCTCACTTGTCACAGCAGCAATCCCGGTGCTTGAAGAGAGGGCAGGTCTGTTGGCTGACGCCGTTGAGGCGGGCATCATTGCAGGCATTCATTACGAGGGACCATTCCTCTCTGAGGCGCGCTGCGGAGCTCAGAACCCCGCGTTCCTAGTTCCGGCAACGCCGACCGACGCAACGAAGCTAGTAGAGGCGGGCCGCGGGTATGCCGTATCCATCACGCTGGCTCCCGAAAGATGTTTGGACGAGGACGGTCGCGAGGCGGTTCGCCTGCTGGTTGAGGGAGGGATCCTCCCATCATGGGGTCACTCGGACTGCACGGTTTCGCAAGCAAACGAAGCCGTCGAAATGGGTGTTGACCTGCTTGCAGAGAACAAGATCCGCGGAGGCAAGGCCACGGTGACGCACCTGTTTAACGGTATGCCTCCGATGCACCATCGCTCTCCGGGTCCAATTCCGGCATTGTTGTCGAGCGCTCAGGACGGCGAAATCATTGCTGAGATGATCTGCGATGGGGTGCACCTCGATCCACTGCTGGTCAATGAGGTGGCCCAGATCGTCGGGCGCGACAATGCCGTCTTCGTCACGGACTCTATGGCTGCAGCTGGAATGGCTGATGGCGACTACGTCCTCGGACCCAATGCAGTCACAGTTGCCGACGGAGTTGCCCGTCTGACCGAAGGTGGAAATCTCGCCGGAGGAACTTCGCACATCATGGACCAGGTTCGCATCGCCGTTGTCGACGGGGGTATACCGCTGGAAGATGCCGTGTACATGGCAAGCAAGCAGGGAGCTAAGGTCCTGGGTCTTGAGGATCGCGGTGAGATCAAAGTCGGTCTGCGGGCTGATATCCTCGTGGCATCTGATGACTTGCACCCGGTTCGGGTGTTCCGCAACGGCGCCAGCGTCGTAGCCCAGTAG
- the glgB gene encoding 1,4-alpha-glucan branching protein GlgB, protein MTNQPVSISPEVLDSVARGEYHSPHSVLGGHPEDGIVTVRTVRHLADEVTVVTADAEYPASHEHNGVWVAVLPGDTVPDYRLRIRYGDTTTVVDDPYRFLPFVGELDQHLFSEGRLEELWRTLGAHRKHLSGSMGDVDGVAFAVWAPNARAVRVVGDFNYWDGSGSSMRSLGSSGIWELFIPDVQIGARYKFEIQGPEGNWFQKADPLANATEVPPATASVVTHSEYEWEDEEWLTKRAETNVHEGPISIYECHIGSWKQGLSYRDLADEMVPYLLEMGYTHVEFMPVMEHPFGGSWGYQVTSYYAPTARFGYPDDFRYLVDQLHQAGIGVILDWVPAHFPKDAWALARFDGTPLYEDGDPMRGEQPDWGTYVFNFGRNEVRNFLVANANYWFEEFHVDGLRVDAVASMLYLDYSREEGQWRPNQFGGRENLEAIQFIQETNATVYRRYPGVIMIAEESTAWPGVTAPTSGGGLGYGLKWNMGWMNDTLRYMAEDPVNRRWHHGELTFSLVYAFSENFILPLSHDEVVHGKGSIIAKMPGDKWQKLANTRALYAYQWSHPGKQLLFMGQEFAQEGEWSESYSLDWWLLDNPEHQGVARLVRDLNHIYRSSPAMWDDDYTGFEWIDAGDADHNVVSYVRQGRNEDGEMEHLLCIINFAGNPHEHYRVGLPFGGDWEEVLNSDDLAYGGSGVTNPSVLHSEELHWNNRDHSLSLSVPPLAATFLRPVKK, encoded by the coding sequence ATGACTAATCAGCCTGTTTCCATATCCCCCGAAGTCCTGGATTCGGTCGCTCGAGGTGAGTACCACTCGCCTCACTCTGTGCTAGGCGGTCACCCCGAAGATGGGATCGTGACTGTCCGCACCGTTCGTCACCTCGCTGATGAGGTGACCGTAGTGACCGCTGACGCCGAGTACCCGGCAAGCCACGAACACAACGGCGTGTGGGTTGCTGTTCTTCCTGGCGATACCGTTCCTGACTATCGTCTCCGTATTCGCTACGGCGATACCACCACCGTGGTGGACGACCCCTACCGCTTCCTTCCATTTGTTGGCGAACTGGATCAACACCTGTTCTCCGAAGGCCGATTGGAAGAGCTGTGGCGTACCCTCGGAGCCCACCGCAAGCACCTCTCTGGATCCATGGGTGACGTCGATGGAGTCGCATTTGCAGTTTGGGCACCAAATGCGCGCGCAGTGAGGGTCGTTGGCGACTTCAACTACTGGGATGGTTCGGGGTCCTCGATGCGCTCCCTGGGGTCCTCCGGCATCTGGGAGCTTTTCATCCCGGACGTACAGATCGGCGCTCGATACAAGTTTGAGATCCAGGGACCGGAAGGCAACTGGTTCCAAAAGGCAGACCCTCTCGCGAATGCTACGGAAGTCCCCCCTGCTACGGCCTCGGTGGTAACGCACTCTGAGTACGAATGGGAAGACGAAGAGTGGCTCACCAAACGCGCTGAGACCAATGTTCATGAAGGACCGATTTCGATCTACGAATGCCACATTGGGTCCTGGAAGCAGGGTCTTTCCTACCGCGACCTCGCTGATGAGATGGTCCCCTACCTGCTGGAGATGGGTTACACCCACGTAGAGTTCATGCCTGTCATGGAGCACCCATTCGGTGGCTCGTGGGGCTACCAAGTCACCTCCTACTATGCCCCAACTGCACGTTTTGGCTATCCTGATGACTTCCGCTACCTGGTCGATCAGCTCCACCAGGCCGGTATCGGGGTAATTCTGGACTGGGTTCCCGCACACTTTCCAAAGGACGCTTGGGCGCTTGCCCGTTTTGATGGCACCCCTCTGTACGAGGACGGGGACCCGATGCGCGGCGAACAGCCAGACTGGGGAACCTACGTCTTCAACTTCGGTCGCAATGAGGTCCGTAACTTCCTAGTCGCAAACGCGAACTACTGGTTTGAAGAGTTCCATGTTGATGGCCTACGTGTGGATGCCGTCGCATCGATGCTCTACTTGGACTACTCGCGTGAAGAGGGTCAGTGGCGCCCCAACCAGTTCGGTGGGCGAGAAAATCTTGAGGCCATCCAGTTCATCCAGGAAACCAACGCCACTGTCTACCGCCGCTACCCGGGTGTCATCATGATTGCCGAAGAATCGACTGCCTGGCCCGGTGTTACGGCGCCAACTTCTGGCGGGGGCCTCGGCTATGGCCTGAAGTGGAACATGGGGTGGATGAACGACACTCTGCGCTACATGGCAGAAGATCCGGTTAACCGTCGCTGGCACCATGGTGAGCTGACCTTCTCACTTGTCTATGCATTCTCGGAGAACTTCATTTTGCCTCTGTCTCATGATGAGGTCGTCCACGGCAAGGGCTCGATAATCGCAAAGATGCCCGGCGACAAGTGGCAGAAACTCGCAAACACCAGGGCGCTGTACGCATACCAGTGGTCACACCCCGGCAAACAGCTCTTGTTCATGGGCCAAGAGTTCGCGCAGGAGGGCGAGTGGAGCGAGTCGTATAGCCTCGACTGGTGGCTCCTCGATAACCCGGAACATCAGGGGGTCGCGCGCCTTGTCAGGGATTTGAACCATATCTACCGCTCGTCGCCTGCCATGTGGGATGACGACTACACCGGCTTTGAGTGGATCGATGCGGGGGATGCGGACCACAACGTGGTCTCTTATGTGCGCCAGGGACGCAACGAAGATGGAGAGATGGAGCATCTGCTCTGCATCATCAACTTTGCTGGTAACCCGCACGAGCACTACCGGGTCGGTCTACCATTCGGTGGTGATTGGGAAGAGGTTCTCAACTCTGATGACCTGGCCTACGGAGGATCAGGGGTGACGAACCCCAGCGTCCTACATTCGGAGGAGCTGCACTGGAACAATCGTGATCATTCGTTGTCGCTGTCTGTTCCGCCGTTGGCTGCAACGTTCCTTCGGCCCGTCAAGAAGTAG
- the nucS gene encoding endonuclease NucS: protein MRLVIADCSVDYTGRLDAHLPRARRLLMLKADGSVLVHSDGGSYKPLNWMTAPCVLTEREPDEDESELGVVAVWTVQPKKVDGALLIRIYEKIAEVVEELGEDPGLRKDGVEAHLQELLAEQVSTILGPGWRLQRREHPTPIGPVDLMVYDPQGHPVAIEVKRRGGIDGVEQLTRYLDLLGREERYKEIRGIFAGQELTNQAKVLAADRGIECLSLDYAAMRGMDNSQDRLF, encoded by the coding sequence TTGCGATTGGTCATAGCCGATTGCTCGGTGGACTACACGGGTCGGCTTGATGCCCATCTGCCGCGTGCAAGACGTCTGCTCATGCTCAAAGCAGACGGCTCCGTGTTGGTTCATTCCGATGGGGGTTCATACAAGCCACTGAACTGGATGACAGCTCCGTGTGTCCTTACGGAACGCGAACCGGATGAGGACGAGTCAGAGCTCGGTGTCGTGGCCGTGTGGACTGTGCAGCCAAAGAAGGTGGATGGTGCCCTACTTATCCGCATCTACGAGAAGATCGCGGAAGTTGTCGAGGAGCTGGGGGAGGACCCCGGCCTGCGCAAGGATGGGGTAGAGGCCCACCTCCAAGAGCTCCTGGCAGAACAGGTTTCCACCATTCTCGGACCGGGGTGGCGCCTGCAACGTCGTGAGCACCCAACGCCGATTGGTCCTGTCGACCTAATGGTCTATGACCCGCAGGGGCATCCTGTCGCTATAGAGGTCAAGAGGCGCGGCGGCATCGACGGAGTCGAGCAATTGACCCGCTACTTGGATCTTCTGGGGCGGGAAGAGCGCTACAAGGAGATTCGAGGAATCTTTGCGGGTCAAGAACTAACTAATCAGGCCAAAGTTCTTGCCGCGGACCGTGGTATTGAGTGTCTAAGCTTGGACTATGCGGCAATGCGGGGAATGGATAACAGTCAGGACCGCCTGTTCTAG
- a CDS encoding F0F1 ATP synthase subunit gamma, protein MGGQQRVYKQKIRATETLEKVFRAMEMIAASRIGAARKRAVEADPYTRALTAAVAAVAVHSDIHHPLTQERSDTNRVAVLAISSDRGLAGAYSATILRETARLMEELREDGKEPVLFTSGKRAAQFFRFRGIPIEKAWEGDSDRPSEERMYEVGDTLLKYFLDPNPATGVAAVEIVFTRFISMVKQIPEIRQIVPLRVVDAPQGEGEGEGELGFGPDGTGFPEYEFIPDVDSVLNTLLPLYVTNRIATAMVQSAASELAARQQAMHTATENAGDLITDYTRLANAARQGEITQEISEIVSGADALSQAN, encoded by the coding sequence ATGGGTGGTCAACAGAGGGTCTACAAGCAGAAGATCCGCGCAACTGAAACGCTTGAAAAAGTCTTCAGAGCGATGGAGATGATTGCTGCTTCTCGAATCGGTGCCGCACGTAAGCGCGCAGTCGAAGCAGATCCTTACACGCGTGCCCTGACGGCGGCCGTTGCGGCCGTTGCGGTGCACTCGGACATCCACCATCCGCTCACACAGGAACGTTCTGATACGAACAGGGTTGCAGTTCTTGCCATTTCCTCGGACCGCGGATTGGCCGGGGCGTACTCGGCAACAATATTGCGTGAAACGGCACGGCTGATGGAAGAACTCCGCGAGGACGGGAAGGAGCCCGTTCTCTTCACCTCCGGTAAGCGGGCGGCGCAGTTCTTCAGATTCCGTGGCATCCCAATTGAGAAAGCCTGGGAGGGCGACTCGGACCGTCCGTCCGAAGAACGTATGTACGAGGTCGGTGACACACTACTCAAGTACTTCCTCGATCCAAACCCTGCAACAGGTGTGGCTGCGGTTGAAATTGTCTTCACCAGGTTCATTTCCATGGTGAAGCAGATACCTGAAATCCGCCAGATCGTGCCGCTTAGGGTCGTCGATGCTCCCCAGGGAGAAGGCGAGGGCGAAGGCGAGCTGGGCTTTGGTCCAGATGGTACGGGCTTCCCAGAGTATGAGTTCATTCCAGATGTGGACAGCGTTCTCAACACGCTACTTCCTCTTTACGTAACCAATCGCATTGCGACCGCAATGGTCCAGTCCGCAGCGTCGGAGTTGGCAGCACGTCAGCAGGCAATGCACACGGCAACAGAAAATGCCGGAGACTTGATAACCGATTACACCAGGCTTGCAAATGCGGCACGCCAGGGTGAAATAACGCAGGAAATTAGCGAAATCGTCTCGGGTGCAGACGCTCTTTCGCAGGCCAACTAG
- a CDS encoding F0F1 ATP synthase subunit epsilon, whose protein sequence is MSDAKLHVEVVSRLEPLWQGNASYVAVPAVDGRLGILTGRQPLLTVLEAGEVEIQAQGGVKVTVSIDGGFASVDSDYVTIVAQGGEISSK, encoded by the coding sequence GTGAGTGACGCTAAGCTTCATGTTGAAGTTGTCTCTCGACTGGAACCCCTCTGGCAAGGGAACGCCTCATATGTGGCGGTCCCAGCGGTGGATGGGCGCTTGGGTATCCTCACGGGTCGCCAACCTCTTCTGACGGTATTAGAAGCCGGAGAGGTTGAGATCCAAGCGCAAGGGGGAGTGAAGGTGACTGTCTCAATCGACGGTGGCTTTGCATCCGTTGATTCAGACTATGTGACGATCGTCGCCCAGGGCGGAGAGATTTCTTCCAAGTAG
- a CDS encoding DUF2550 family protein encodes MSAGMIFLAVSALILVVILAMLTFLGLRAAILVGRKASFSTWIIRPGDDQWIRGVALYGQINLAWYRLASPRTTPDLLLPRAYLEVVGGPVPTADNSYIIVRLRSPQGLFTLALAQGDAAGLISWVNSAPPGLRG; translated from the coding sequence ATGAGTGCAGGGATGATTTTTCTTGCTGTCTCCGCCTTGATCCTCGTGGTTATCCTGGCGATGCTGACCTTCTTGGGACTGCGCGCAGCGATCCTCGTGGGTAGAAAAGCCTCATTTAGTACGTGGATCATTCGGCCGGGTGACGACCAATGGATTCGTGGTGTAGCGCTCTACGGACAAATCAATCTGGCTTGGTACCGTTTGGCCAGTCCGAGGACGACACCGGACCTGCTACTGCCACGGGCCTATCTTGAAGTGGTGGGGGGACCAGTCCCAACAGCGGACAATAGCTACATCATCGTCCGACTCCGCTCCCCTCAAGGTCTCTTCACCCTTGCGTTGGCGCAGGGAGACGCTGCCGGGCTGATCTCTTGGGTGAACTCCGCACCTCCCGGTCTCCGTGGATAG
- a CDS encoding co-chaperone YbbN, whose translation MESSNFGGVDLSHMVADQVAPVADGGLEGSGLAQNVPAPLVVDVTEATFEEQMALSQEVPVVLALYSPRSLASKQSLEILESLIRSADGSLQLGRVDVEASPQLAAAFQAQSVPATFAIIARRPIPLFEGVPTPAEAQRILTEVLQAAQQLGVTGRLEVSDEDTEIPTPEEHLPARAAEEEGDWDGAVKAWKKVLANNPADKEAKVALARARFERRYEKELAGGAAMTESPTTSADAHFAAGDEQGAFNVLLDALISAEDESDKEKYRRALVGLFPIASDTAAVKAARNRLATHLMV comes from the coding sequence GTGGAATCGAGCAATTTTGGTGGCGTAGACCTGTCACATATGGTTGCAGACCAAGTCGCTCCAGTAGCTGATGGGGGTCTTGAAGGCTCCGGGCTGGCGCAGAATGTTCCCGCGCCACTTGTCGTAGATGTTACAGAGGCGACCTTTGAAGAGCAGATGGCGCTCTCGCAAGAGGTGCCAGTGGTCCTCGCGCTGTATTCTCCACGATCCCTCGCTTCCAAACAATCCCTTGAGATCTTGGAGTCGCTGATACGTTCAGCAGACGGGTCCTTGCAGCTCGGACGGGTTGATGTTGAAGCTAGTCCGCAGCTTGCAGCCGCATTCCAGGCGCAGAGTGTCCCAGCAACATTTGCGATCATTGCAAGGCGCCCCATTCCCTTGTTCGAGGGCGTACCAACACCGGCAGAGGCGCAGCGCATCCTCACAGAGGTGCTCCAAGCGGCGCAGCAGCTGGGTGTGACCGGACGTCTCGAAGTTTCTGATGAAGACACGGAGATTCCAACACCTGAAGAGCACTTACCAGCCCGAGCTGCCGAAGAGGAAGGCGACTGGGACGGGGCGGTAAAAGCGTGGAAAAAGGTACTGGCAAACAACCCCGCAGACAAGGAAGCCAAAGTCGCCCTTGCTAGAGCGCGGTTTGAGCGTCGCTATGAAAAGGAACTAGCGGGCGGGGCAGCGATGACTGAGTCTCCCACAACATCTGCTGACGCTCACTTCGCGGCTGGTGATGAGCAAGGGGCATTTAACGTCCTACTTGATGCACTGATCTCAGCAGAAGATGAGAGCGACAAAGAGAAGTACCGTCGCGCCCTCGTCGGCTTGTTCCCAATAGCGAGTGACACCGCAGCAGTGAAGGCCGCGCGGAACAGACTTGCCACGCACCTCATGGTGTAG